The Streptomyces armeniacus genomic interval GCGGCGCTGCGCGGACAGCGCCACGGAGCACCAGTGCGCGGCGAACGAGCTCTCGCCGCGCGCCAGCAGGCCCGTACGGCCGTCCTCCACGGAGTCGCGCAGGCCGGGTATGTCGAAGCCGACGGCGGGCGTGCCGCGGGCGGCGGCCTCCGTGACGACCAGGCCCCACCCCTCGACCATCGACGGGTGCAGCAGCAGCCACGCCTGGCAGAGCAGCCGGTGCTTCTCGGCCTCGCTGACGTGCCCGGTGAAGACCACGCCGGGACCGGCCATCGCCTCCAGGCGGGCCCGCTCGGGGCCGTCGCCGACGATGACGAGCCGGCCGCCGGTGACGGGACGTACGCGTTCCCAGAGCCGCAGCAGCAGGTCGATGCGCTTGTACTCGACGAGCCTGCCCATCGCGAGGAACAGCGGCTCGGGTGCCTTGGGCACGAGCGGCCCGGGGTCCTCGACGCCGTTGTAGACGATGCGTATCTCGTCCCGCGGCACCCCGAGCCCGGCCAGCGCCTCGGCGGTGGAGCCGGACACGGCGATCTTGAGGTTGCTGCGGTGGTTGCTGGCGAGCGCCCAGTGCTCCAGGCGGCGGCCGAGGCGTGCGGCGGGCGCCGGGTAGCGCATGCCCCACAGGTCCGTGTGCACGTGGTTGACCAGGCACACGGTCGGGCCGCGGTGCCAGAGCGGGGCGAGATACGGCATGCCGTTGGAGACCTCGACCAGCAGGTCGCAGTCGCCGACCTGGCGGGCGAACGCGCGGCGGGCCCGCAGGAAGTGGTCGGCGTCGCCGCCGGCGGAGACGACACGGTAGTCGCGGTACGCGGCCGGGCCGCCGCACAGCAGGGTGACCTGGTGGCCCTGTGCGGTCAGCCCGTCGGCTATCCGGTCGACGAGCAGCTCGGAGCCGCCCGCGGCCGGGTTGCCGAGGTCGCGCCGGGCCAGGAACACGATGCGTCTTGGAGGCTCCGGTTCCGTACTGCGCCACGCACGCGCGGCGCTGCTGCTGGTGGTGCTGGTGGTGCTGGTGGTGCTGGTGGTCCCGGTGGTGCCGGTGTGGGTTGCGATGGCTGTGTTGACGGTGTTGCCCGTCGTGACGGTGCCGCTTGTGGGGGTGGCGGCGGCGGTGGCGTCGGCGGCGGGCGCGTGGGGGGTCGCGCTGCGTGGGGGGACCAGCGACGGTCGTACGTGCTGGGGCATCTGCGCTCCAACTCGTCTGAGAGTGCGGTTCGAACGGGGCTCGTGCGCGGGGGGTGCGTCGGGCTCGTACAGGGGGCGGATCCGGGGCGGGATGCGCTGTGGATAGCTCAGTGTTCGCTCACCCCATGAACGGGGCTACTCACCGGAGTGATAATTTCCGGCACCGGCAGGGCTGAGTCTTCATCACATTGCGCTCCCGCCCGCGCCCTGTCCGACCGGCCGGTTCCGGCCACGTACGACGAGGAACCCACCCCCGACGGCCAGCAGTCCGCCGGCGGCGGCGCTCCCCACCGGGGCGGTTTCGCCGACCAGTTCCAGCTTGTCGCTGTCGGCCCTGGCCAGATCGACCTGCTCGCGCTGGGTCTTCTTGGTGAACTCGAGTTTGTCACTCTGGAGCAGGGTCACCTTGTCCCGCTCGCCGCCGGGCGCCCGCAGGACCATCCGCGGGGCGATGCTGACGCGCAGGATGCGGCCGGTGCGCTCGTCGACGGTGATGTCGATCTTCTCGTTGGAGTACCACTCCTCGGCGTTCACCTGGCCGCGGTCCTTCTCGCCCACGAGGACGCCGGGTACCTGTCGCGCACCCACCTTGACCTGCTCCTTCACCGCTCCGGTGTAGCGCAGGCCCTCGTAGCCCGCGACCTTCTGGCGGCCCTTGTAGCTCAGCGGCACGGTGTCCCCGAGGGTGGCGTCCCACCAGGTGTAGCCGCGCTCCTCCATGTCGAAGGGGAACTTCAGGTACGCGTCGCCGGCGAAGCGCGTCGGCGCCTCGTCGCAGCAGTGCACCGGGCGGTTGGTCTTCCGGTCGGTCACCCACCGCTCGGTCGTCCACTGGAACGACTTGCGCGGGTCGTTGAGCTTGAGCGTCTTGGGGTTGTCGATGGTCTGCGACACGTCCCAGACGGCGACGTCGTGCTTCTCGCTCTCCGCGACGTTGCCCAGTACCCGGCGGGTCACGGTGAGCTTCTGGCCGTTCTTGGTGGCCACCGCCTCCTGGTCGAAGTAGCTGCCCGTGCCGGCGAGCACCGTCGTGGAGTTGATGTCGATGGGCGTGCGTTTGGCACGCGGCTCGACGTACCACGCCAGCATCGGCGCGAGCACCAGCAGAAAGACGCCGAGCCCCAGCAGGACCAGCGAAAGCGGTGAACAAGAACGACGCATGGCGAGGTCTCCGGAGGTCAGGCGATGCTGCGGGGGAACGGTGCGCGTTCGGAAGAGGCCGTGAAGGCTTCGTATGAGCCGGAAACGTAAGCGACGCCTTGACACGGCGTCAATGCTTCTTTGACACTCGAGTAACTTAAGCCAGCAGCCCCTGGGGCGGGGGCGGTGCGCATTCACGGAAAGAGGTTTGCCGCGCCATGCACAGACTTATCGCAGCCGCCCTGACCTGCGTCGTTGCCGCGGCACTCGCGGTCGGCGCAGCACTCGGCATCGTTGCCGCGCTCAATGCCACGCCGGAGCAGCCCAACGTTCCGCTGGTGCACTTCGGCTCGTCGCCCTCCGGGCCCGATCCCGCAGAGACCGGGCCGGGGGAGTGATCGGTGCCGGCCACCACGGTGCGTTCTGCCTGGCAGGACGTGCCGCAACTGCGCGTACGGCAGTTCGCCGAGCGTGCGCTCGCCGAGGTGCCGGGGCTTGCCGAGGACATCCTCAGCGAGATCAAGCGCGAGTACCCCGAGCTTCCGCTGGTGCTCGACGAGTCCGGCGAGCCGCTGGCCCTCATCGGCATCCGCCGCGCCCTCGAACACTTCGTGGAGCACCTCGACAAGGGGCTCGACGCCCCGCGGGTGCCGCCGCAGGTCTTCCAGGAGTTCGGCCGGGGTGAGGCGCTCCAGGGCCGCAGCCTCGACTCGCTGCAGGCCATCTACCGGCTCGGCATCCGCATGTCCTGGCGCCGCCTCGCGGACCTCGGCACGCGGATGGAGATCCCGGCGCCCGCGATGCACGAGATCGGCGACGCGGGCTTCCAGTTCCTCGACGGCCTGGTGGCCGAGTCCGTACGCGGCTACGCCGAGGCCGCGGCCCGGCGCGCGGGCGAGCGGCTGCGGCTCCAGCGGCGGCTGCTCGACCTGCTGCTCTCCGAACACCACCGGGCGCCCGGTGACCTGACCGAACTCCTCGCCGACCGCGCGGCGCGGATCGGCTGGACGGTGCCGCGTACGGTCGGCGTGGCCGTGCTCGTACGCCCCGCGCGTTCCGCCGTACCGCCCGCCGTCAGCGACGAGGTCCTGCTCGACATGGACTACGACCAGCCGCGCATGGTCGTGCCCGAGCCCGACGAGGCCGGGCGCGCGGAGCTGCTGCGGCGGGCCACGGCGGGCTGGACGGGGGCCATGGGCCCGCAGGTGCCGCTGATGGAGGCGGCCAAGTCGCTGTACTGGGCGCAGGCCGCGGTCGGGCTGATGGAACGCGGACTGCTGCCCAGCGGCGGCCTCCTGCAGTGCACCGAGCACACCGAGGCGCTGGTGCTGCTGCCGCCCCAGGAACTGATCGGCGATCTCGCCCGCCGCCGGCTCGCACCCCTCCTCTCCTGCGGGCCGACACACGGCCGGCGGCTGGCCGAGACGCTGCTCGCGTGGCTGGAAACACGCGGCGGCGCCCCCGAGGTGGCGAGCCGGCTCGGCGTACACCCGCAGA includes:
- a CDS encoding glycosyltransferase family 4 protein; the protein is MPQHVRPSLVPPRSATPHAPAADATAAATPTSGTVTTGNTVNTAIATHTGTTGTTSTTSTTSTTSSSAARAWRSTEPEPPRRIVFLARRDLGNPAAGGSELLVDRIADGLTAQGHQVTLLCGGPAAYRDYRVVSAGGDADHFLRARRAFARQVGDCDLLVEVSNGMPYLAPLWHRGPTVCLVNHVHTDLWGMRYPAPAARLGRRLEHWALASNHRSNLKIAVSGSTAEALAGLGVPRDEIRIVYNGVEDPGPLVPKAPEPLFLAMGRLVEYKRIDLLLRLWERVRPVTGGRLVIVGDGPERARLEAMAGPGVVFTGHVSEAEKHRLLCQAWLLLHPSMVEGWGLVVTEAAARGTPAVGFDIPGLRDSVEDGRTGLLARGESSFAAHWCSVALSAQRREALGRAAELRARRFRWANTVRSFRAVATEAYARAATPALSRKRG
- a CDS encoding DUF3068 domain-containing protein, translated to MRRSCSPLSLVLLGLGVFLLVLAPMLAWYVEPRAKRTPIDINSTTVLAGTGSYFDQEAVATKNGQKLTVTRRVLGNVAESEKHDVAVWDVSQTIDNPKTLKLNDPRKSFQWTTERWVTDRKTNRPVHCCDEAPTRFAGDAYLKFPFDMEERGYTWWDATLGDTVPLSYKGRQKVAGYEGLRYTGAVKEQVKVGARQVPGVLVGEKDRGQVNAEEWYSNEKIDITVDERTGRILRVSIAPRMVLRAPGGERDKVTLLQSDKLEFTKKTQREQVDLARADSDKLELVGETAPVGSAAAGGLLAVGGGFLVVRGRNRPVGQGAGGSAM
- a CDS encoding helix-turn-helix domain-containing protein — encoded protein: MPATTVRSAWQDVPQLRVRQFAERALAEVPGLAEDILSEIKREYPELPLVLDESGEPLALIGIRRALEHFVEHLDKGLDAPRVPPQVFQEFGRGEALQGRSLDSLQAIYRLGIRMSWRRLADLGTRMEIPAPAMHEIGDAGFQFLDGLVAESVRGYAEAAARRAGERLRLQRRLLDLLLSEHHRAPGDLTELLADRAARIGWTVPRTVGVAVLVRPARSAVPPAVSDEVLLDMDYDQPRMVVPEPDEAGRAELLRRATAGWTGAMGPQVPLMEAAKSLYWAQAAVGLMERGLLPSGGLLQCTEHTEALVLLPPQELIGDLARRRLAPLLSCGPTHGRRLAETLLAWLETRGGAPEVASRLGVHPQTVRYRLRQIRELWGADIDDPDSRFELELALRTMRLKGEFGPARQG